Part of the Acidobacteriota bacterium genome, GGTCCTGCCAGAAGGCGGTGATGTCGGCCCCCTTCAGCACGATCGCGCGCAGCGCGACGAGGAAGTAGCGCGCCGGCACGATGTGCGTAATGGCTTGCACCACCGCCGGCATGCTGGAGATGGGAAAGACGAAGCCCGACAGGATCATGGTCGGCAACATCGACGACAGCAGCGCAATCTGAAACGCGACCTGTTGCGTGTCGGCGATGGTCGAGATCAACAGGCCCTGGGCCTGGGCGCCGACCAGGAACAGGCCGATCGCGAAGAGCAAGAGCGGCCACGATCCCCGCATCGGCAGGTCGAACAGCAGCATGGCGGCCAGCACGATCAGCACGGCTGACGCAAAGGAGATCGCGAGGTACGGCAGCGTCTTGCCCAGGATGTACGACACCGGGCCCACCGGCGCCATCCTCACCTGCTCCATCGTCCCGCGCTCTTTCTCGCGCACGACCGACAGGGCCGTGGAGACCACCGCGGTGATCATCGAGATGTAGGCGATCAGGCCAGGCACCAGGAACAGCGCACTGCGCAGTTGCGGGTTGTACCAGATGCGGGGTTCCGCGATCACCATTGGCGGCGAACCCGCGGTCAGCAGCATCGTCTGCATCTGCACGGCGCCGAACTCGGCGACGAGCAGGCGGGCGTAGCCTGACACGGTGGCGGCGGTGTTGGCGTTGTCGCCGTCGATCACGACCTGCACGGTGACGGGGCGCTTCAGCCTCAGGTCGCGTTCGAAGCCGGCGGGGATCGACAGGATGGCGCGGACCTTCCCCTCGTCCACCAACCGCTCGAGCGCCGCGTCGGAATCTTCGTAGCCCACCAGCGCGAAGTAGCCGGAGTTGACGAACGACGACACCAGCGCCCGGCTGTGCGTGCTGCGATCGCGGTCCTGGACGGCCAGGCGGACGTTGCGAATGTCGAAGCTGAGCGCGTAGCCGTACAGCAGGAGGAAGAACGCCGGAATGAACAACAGGATCAGCAGGGTGCGGCGATCGCGGAGGATCTGGCGCATCTCTTTCGACGCAACGGCAAGGATTTTTCCCACTTATGCCGTCCCTACCCGCTCGACCCGGTCGAGAGAGCGCTCGACCACATCGAGGAACACGTCTTCGAGCGACGGCGACACCGGACCGATGCTGCGCACGGTCACGCCGGCGGCCGTGAGGCTGGCCGAGAGCATGGCCGCGGAGGTTTGGGTATCGCGCATCACGGCGTGAACGGCGGTGCCGAACAGGCTCGTCTTCTCCACCGTCTCCAGGCGATCGAGCACGTCCATGGCCTGCACGGGTTGCGCGGACTGGATCTCCACGATCGGCCGTGACGAAAACACCTGCTTCAGTTCGTTCGCCGTGCCGATGGCAGCGAGCTGGCCGGCGTGAATGATGGCCAGCCGGTGGCAGTGCTCGGCCTCGTCCAGGTAGTGCGTCGTGACGAGCACGGTCACGCCCTTGGACGAGAGGTCGCCGATGAGGTCCCAGAAGCGGCGGCGCGACAGCGGGTCCACGCCGCCCGTGGGCTCGTCCAGGAACACGATCGAGGGCTCGTGCAGAATGGCGCAGCCGAGCGCGAGCCGCTGGCGCCAGCCGCCCGGAAGGTCCCGGGTCAGCGTCTTCTCGCGGCCCTCGAGCCCTGCCATCTCCAGCACGAAGCGCCGGCGCGCGGCAAAGCGCTCGCCCGACAGCCCGTAGACGCCGCCGAAGAACTGGATGTTCTGGTCCACGGTCAGCGGCTCGTACAGCGAGAACCGCTGCGACATGTAGCCAATGCGCCGCTTCACCCCCTCGGGATCGCGGCCAACGTCGAGGCCACCGACGAGCGCCGTGCCGGCCGTGGGGCGCAGCAGGCCGCACAACATGCGGATGGTGGTGGACTTGCCGGCGCCGTTGGCGCCCAGGAAGCCGAAGACCTCGCCCTGCGCCACCGAGAACGACAGGTCGTTCACGGCAACGAAGTCGCCGAACTTGCGCGTGAGTCCGCGAACGTCGATTGCTGGACTGGTCCGGCTAACGCCGGACGCTACATTCGACTCGATTGCGGATGTGGCGTCCGGCTTTAGCCGGACCTCTTCCTCCATTACGGCCTCCCCAGCACGCGGTGCAGGCGCGCTTCGGCTAGCCGCACGCCGGCCAGCGCGCGCGTCCGGGCCAGTTCGTTCTCGAGCATCGCCACCTGCGCGACCACCACGTCCGTGCTGGTCGCGACGCCGGCCGCAAAGCGATCGCCCACGACCCGACGCGCCTCGGTCGCGCTCTTGACCGCATCGGACGCGGCCTTGACCATGGCCAGGCTCGAATCGAGGTCGAGCAGGCGCTGGCGGACGTCGGCCGACACCACCGAGTCAAACTCCGCCAGCCGCTCGCGGGTGGCCGCGGCGGCGGCCGCCACCTCGGCGACCTGCGCCTTGGTGCGACCGAAATCCAGAAACGGCCAGCTCACGTTGACCGAGAGATCCCACGACTCCTGCCAGATGCCCTGGCGGGGGAAGATGCGCTGGTTGGGCTTGGCATAGTCCACGCCGGCGGCTACCGCGACGACCGGCTTGTTCGCGGTCATCGCCGCCTGCTCGCGCGCCTCGATGCCACCAAGCCTGAGCGTCAGCGCCTTCCGCTCGGGCCGTTGCTCGCGTGCTTCTGCAATAAGCGACGGCCCGTCCCGCCGAAGCTCGCTTGGATTCTCGAGAGCGAAGGCGGATGCATCAAGTCTGTCGGCAAGCTCGATCACCGTCTCGTCAACGACGCCAATCAACCGGCGCAGTTCGATCAGAGACGACTCGCGCTGGTTGCTGGCTTCGATCAGCTGCGCCTGCTCGCGCGAGCGCTGCGCCTCGAGGCTCAACACCTCGTTGGGCGGGATCAGGCCCACCGAGAATCGCTGGCGCGCGTCGCGCAACTGCGCATCGGCCCTGGCCGCCGACTCTTCGAGCACCCGCACCGCCTCGCGAGCCGTCGCCGCACCCCAGTACGCGCGCACGATCTCGAAGCGCAGATCGGCCCGCGCGGTCTCGATGTCGGCGGCCACCGCGCGGGCTTCGGCATCGGCCGCCCGCTCGAGCGCGTCGACCCGTCCCGACGTGTAGATCGGCCACTGCATGGCCAGGCGCGACGAGAAGTTGTCGGGGATGTCTGGGTAGATCACCAGGCGCGCGCCGCCCTGGCTGACCGCGAATTCCTGCACGTGGTTGGTCCGCGTGTAGCCGCCGCCCGCGGTCACTGTGGGCTTGTCGGCTGCCTGCGCGCCGCGCAGCGCCGCCTGCGCGCCCTGTTCGCGGGCGCGCACCTCGGCCAGCCGATGGCTGGCCTCGAAGCCGCGGGTGATGGCATCGGCCACGGTCAGTCGGATGGGCGCCGGCTGCGCCGCCAGGGGCAGCGAGGACACGGCGAGGAGCAGGAGGATGGTGAAGTTGCGCATCATGAGCTGGCAATCTCTGTTGAGCGTTCAATGTGGCGTCCGGCTTTCCCCGTCCGCCGTAGCCACGGCGAAGGTGGAAGCCGGACTGTCCAGTTTGGCAATAAAGACGTCTTCGAGCGACGGGGTAATGGCGCGCACACCGGCTGGATGAACGCCGGCGCGGGCCGCGGCGGCGGCGAACTCGCTCGCGGCGTCGGCCGCGGTCGTGCGGGCGCTCCACACGTGCAGCCGGTCGCCGAACACCTGGGCGCTCGTCACGCCGCCGGGACCCTTGAGTGCGCGCAGGGCGTCGCCGGGTGCCGCGACCAGCACCTCGAGCAGCGTGCCCGGCAAGCTCGCGCGAAGTGCGCCGGGTTCATCAAGCGCCAGCACCCGGCCTTCGTGCAGCAGCACAATGCGGGTGCAGCGCTCGGCCTCGTCCAGATACGGGGTCGACATCAGGATGGTGATGCCTTGCGCCAGGAACTGCGACAGCAGCTTCCAGAACTCGCGGCGCGACACCGGGTCCACACCGGTGGTGGGCTCGTCGAGCAGAATGACCCTCGGCTCGTGGACCAGGGTGCAGGCCAGCGCCAGCTTCTGCTTCATGCCGCCCGACAGCTGGTCGGCCAGCCGCGCGCGAAACGGCGTGAGCTGCGTCATGTCGAGCAGGCGATCGCGGCGGGCGCGGTAGTCGCGCACGCCGTGAATCTCGGCGAAGAACGCGATGTTCTCGTCGATGCTGAGGTCGCCGTACAGGCTGAACCGCTGCGAAAGGTAGCCCACGGTGCCGGTAATCGCGCGATGTTCGGCAACGGGATCCTTGCCGAGCACACGAACCCGTCCGCCGTCCGTATGCACCAGTCCGCAGAGGGTGCGAATGGCGGTGGTCTTGCCGGCGCCGTCCGGACCAATCAACCCGAACATCTCTCCAGGCGCCACGCTGAACGACACGCCACTGAGCGCCTCAACGGCGCCGTAGCGCTTCGTGACGTTGGCAAACTCAATCGCTGGCGTCATGGTGTATTCCCTGCACCCTAGGCACCCTAGGCACCTTAGGCACCTTAGGCACTAGCGAAGCACTAGCTCCGCCTCCACCGGCATCCCTTGTTTGAGAATGCCTTCCTTGTTGTCCACGGAAATGCGAATGCGGTAGACCAGCTTCGATCGCTCCTCGGCGGTCTGCACGTTGCGTGGCGTGAACTCGGCCTTGGGCGAGATGTACGAGAGCGTGCCGGCCAGTCCGGGGCCGCCGGCGTCGGTGAACACGGTCGCGGGTTGGCCAATGCGCAGCGCCGGCACAATCGGCTCGGGCACAAACACGTCGGCCCACGCGCGATCGAGGTCCACCACAACCAGCGCGGGAGCCCGTGGCGCGATGATCTCGCCGACCTCGACCAGCTTCTCGGTGACGATGCCGCCGATCGGGGAGATGAGCGTGGCGTCGCCAAGCGTCTTTTCGAGGGAGGCGATCTGCGCGCTGACGACGTCGACGCGGGCGCGGGCCGCGGCCACTTCTTCACGACGGGCGCCAGCGCGAACGCGGACCAGCGTTTCTTCAGCGGTGCGCACGCGGCTCTGGGCGGCAGACACGCGGTCGCGGGCCACATTGCGGCGGGTCGCGGCGTCATCGCGTTGTTTCTGCGAGCCGGAGTTGGTCTTGAGCAGGCTTTCGAAGCGCTCGAGGTCCAGGCCGGCGGCGGCAAGTTCCGACTCCGCCGCAGACTGATCGGCCCTGGCGGTGGCGATCTGTGACTCGGCCTGACGCACGTCTTCAGGCCGCGCCGCGGCTTGCACCACTTGCAACTGGGCCTCGGCCGCCGCGCGCTCCGCCTTGGCGCGGTCGATGGCCAATGCGATGTCCCGAGTGTCGAGCGTCAGCACCGTCTGCCCGGGCTCGATGCGGTCGCCCTCCTTCGCCGAAAGGGTCAGGACGCGCCCGCCCGCGTCGGGTGCCAACCGCACTTCGGTCGCTTCGACGTGTCCCGACACGCGAACGCGATCGGTCGGTGCGTCTTCGGCGCAGCCGACTGCGAGGAGGAGTGCCGGGACGAGGAGGAGGCATTTGATGTGCGTCATATGGGTTGGAGCATTCGGTGTGCGGTGTATTGGATGTGCCCGACCAGGTCGGCGTGGGGAATCTCGGCGAACATCGGCAGGTCGGCGCGGCCCGGCTGCGCGGCCATCCGTTCGCGCGCGGCGTTCATCAGGAGCGGGCCCATCGTCGACGTGTAGGCCAGGATCGGATGCACCGGCCGGAACGTGCCGGCCGCGGCACCCTCGGCGAGAATGCGGGCGAACGCCATGAACACGCCCTTCATCAACTCGAACGTATCGAGGTCGAGATGCGGCGCACCGTCGGCGATCTCGCGAAGCATCATCGTCGGGAACCACGGCCGCAAGTCGGCGAGGCTCACGAAATTCTCGATGAACCGGTCCAGCTTGTTCGAGGGTGAGTCGGCCGAGTCGGCGATCGCCGTGGCCGTGGCGCCGACTGATCCGAGCATGTCGCCGACGACGGCGCGGTACAGGGCGAGTTTGTCGGCGAAGTGGTAGTAGATCATCGCCTTGTTGACCTGCGCTTGCGCCGCGATCTCGTCAACGCCCACGCCGTCGAACCCGCGCGCCGAGAAGGCCAGGGCGGCAGCCTGGAAGATTGCGTCGCGAGTGTCAGGCCGGCCAGCCGAGCGTGTCTTCGTCATGAACTAACTGGTTAGTTAATCGGATCTGTGGAGATTCTGTCAACTGAACATTATTTGGGCCCTTTTTGACGCGGTGGCGTCCATACAATCAAGATGATGACTGTCGTTCTCGCGGGAGGGTCCGGTTTCCTGGGCAGCAAGCTCCGGGCGCACCTCGAGCTCGGTGGGCACCGGGTGTTGACCCTGACCCGGTCGCCCAGGCCGGATCGGCCCGACGACATCGCCTGGCAGCCCGATGGTTCGGGCGGAGAACTGGCCCGGCATCTCGAGGGGATCGACGCCGTGGTCAATCTCGCTGGCGAAAACATCGCCGGCACGTTCTGGAGCCCTGCGCGCAAGGCCAAGCTGCGCGACAGCCGCCTGCTGGCGACCCGGACGATCGCGCGGGCGATCTCCGCCTGC contains:
- a CDS encoding ABC transporter ATP-binding protein translates to MEEEVRLKPDATSAIESNVASGVSRTSPAIDVRGLTRKFGDFVAVNDLSFSVAQGEVFGFLGANGAGKSTTIRMLCGLLRPTAGTALVGGLDVGRDPEGVKRRIGYMSQRFSLYEPLTVDQNIQFFGGVYGLSGERFAARRRFVLEMAGLEGREKTLTRDLPGGWRQRLALGCAILHEPSIVFLDEPTGGVDPLSRRRFWDLIGDLSSKGVTVLVTTHYLDEAEHCHRLAIIHAGQLAAIGTANELKQVFSSRPIVEIQSAQPVQAMDVLDRLETVEKTSLFGTAVHAVMRDTQTSAAMLSASLTAAGVTVRSIGPVSPSLEDVFLDVVERSLDRVERVGTA
- a CDS encoding TolC family protein, whose translation is MMRNFTILLLLAVSSLPLAAQPAPIRLTVADAITRGFEASHRLAEVRAREQGAQAALRGAQAADKPTVTAGGGYTRTNHVQEFAVSQGGARLVIYPDIPDNFSSRLAMQWPIYTSGRVDALERAADAEARAVAADIETARADLRFEIVRAYWGAATAREAVRVLEESAARADAQLRDARQRFSVGLIPPNEVLSLEAQRSREQAQLIEASNQRESSLIELRRLIGVVDETVIELADRLDASAFALENPSELRRDGPSLIAEAREQRPERKALTLRLGGIEAREQAAMTANKPVVAVAAGVDYAKPNQRIFPRQGIWQESWDLSVNVSWPFLDFGRTKAQVAEVAAAAAATRERLAEFDSVVSADVRQRLLDLDSSLAMVKAASDAVKSATEARRVVGDRFAAGVATSTDVVVAQVAMLENELARTRALAGVRLAEARLHRVLGRP
- a CDS encoding ABC transporter ATP-binding protein, producing the protein MTPAIEFANVTKRYGAVEALSGVSFSVAPGEMFGLIGPDGAGKTTAIRTLCGLVHTDGGRVRVLGKDPVAEHRAITGTVGYLSQRFSLYGDLSIDENIAFFAEIHGVRDYRARRDRLLDMTQLTPFRARLADQLSGGMKQKLALACTLVHEPRVILLDEPTTGVDPVSRREFWKLLSQFLAQGITILMSTPYLDEAERCTRIVLLHEGRVLALDEPGALRASLPGTLLEVLVAAPGDALRALKGPGGVTSAQVFGDRLHVWSARTTAADAASEFAAAAARAGVHPAGVRAITPSLEDVFIAKLDSPASTFAVATADGESRTPH
- a CDS encoding TetR/AcrR family transcriptional regulator; translation: MTKTRSAGRPDTRDAIFQAAALAFSARGFDGVGVDEIAAQAQVNKAMIYYHFADKLALYRAVVGDMLGSVGATATAIADSADSPSNKLDRFIENFVSLADLRPWFPTMMLREIADGAPHLDLDTFELMKGVFMAFARILAEGAAAGTFRPVHPILAYTSTMGPLLMNAARERMAAQPGRADLPMFAEIPHADLVGHIQYTAHRMLQPI
- a CDS encoding ABC transporter permease is translated as MGKILAVASKEMRQILRDRRTLLILLFIPAFFLLLYGYALSFDIRNVRLAVQDRDRSTHSRALVSSFVNSGYFALVGYEDSDAALERLVDEGKVRAILSIPAGFERDLRLKRPVTVQVVIDGDNANTAATVSGYARLLVAEFGAVQMQTMLLTAGSPPMVIAEPRIWYNPQLRSALFLVPGLIAYISMITAVVSTALSVVREKERGTMEQVRMAPVGPVSYILGKTLPYLAISFASAVLIVLAAMLLFDLPMRGSWPLLLFAIGLFLVGAQAQGLLISTIADTQQVAFQIALLSSMLPTMILSGFVFPISSMPAVVQAITHIVPARYFLVALRAIVLKGADITAFWQDLVALAIFATVAMGLASLRLRREWA
- a CDS encoding efflux RND transporter periplasmic adaptor subunit, with the protein product MTHIKCLLLVPALLLAVGCAEDAPTDRVRVSGHVEATEVRLAPDAGGRVLTLSAKEGDRIEPGQTVLTLDTRDIALAIDRAKAERAAAEAQLQVVQAAARPEDVRQAESQIATARADQSAAESELAAAGLDLERFESLLKTNSGSQKQRDDAATRRNVARDRVSAAQSRVRTAEETLVRVRAGARREEVAAARARVDVVSAQIASLEKTLGDATLISPIGGIVTEKLVEVGEIIAPRAPALVVVDLDRAWADVFVPEPIVPALRIGQPATVFTDAGGPGLAGTLSYISPKAEFTPRNVQTAEERSKLVYRIRISVDNKEGILKQGMPVEAELVLR